A region from the Perca fluviatilis chromosome 16, GENO_Pfluv_1.0, whole genome shotgun sequence genome encodes:
- the LOC120543788 gene encoding uncharacterized protein LOC120543788 gives MKVSCFVHCCSKMTVWWRALIFLCCLLNCVESSSPSPVQRNKYNNSFRLTRITRTRVQLLQRKYKEQQLGNTHFEDRSRQLKDLPLLSTDFYSWLKLTDWERLHAAFWDMQAFWNMLEWKRKQLEKEEKEHMVVRAFGPTLPQSIRYIQLDLRDLMNQVSSQMSYMKSSWTKPTSPTALSPQTRSKTVWDSRVEGYIILRDLDLYLTKLARDFLLLASKTHL, from the exons ATGAAGGTATCTTGCTTTGTTCACTGCTGCTCCAAG ATGACTGTTTGGTGGCGGGCTCTCATCTTCCTTTGCTGTTTACTCAACTGTGTGGAgtcctcttctccttctccagTCCAGAGGAATAAATATAACAACTCCTTTCGTCTCACGAGGATCACCCGAACCCGTGTCCAGCTGCTGCAGAGGAAATAT AAGGAGCAGCAGTTGGGAAACACGCATTTTGAGGACAGAAGCCGGCAGTTGAAGGACCTGCCATTGCTTTCTACAGATTTCTACAGCTGGTTAAAGCTGACG GACTGGGAACGGCTGCATGCTGCTTTCTGGGACATGCAAGCCTTTTGGAATATGCTGGAGTGGAAGAGAAAACAgctggagaaggaggagaaagagcATATGGTGGTGCGGGCGTTTGGCCCCACTTTACCTCAGAGCATTAGGTACATTCAGCTGGACCTGAGGGACCTGATGAACCAAGTCAGCAGTCAG ATGAGTTACATGAAGAGCTCATGGACGAAGCCAACCTCTCCTACAGCCTTGAGCCCACAAACCAGATCAAAAACTGTATGGGACAGCCGAGTGGAGGGTTACATCATTCTGAGGGATCTAGACCTTTACCTCACTAAGCTGGCAAGAGACTTCCTCCTACTGGCTTCAAAAACACACttatga